The following proteins come from a genomic window of Bubalus kerabau isolate K-KA32 ecotype Philippines breed swamp buffalo chromosome 20, PCC_UOA_SB_1v2, whole genome shotgun sequence:
- the BRPF1 gene encoding peregrin isoform X4, whose protein sequence is MGVDFDVKTFCHNLRATKPPYECPVETCRKVYKSYSGIEYHLYHYDHDNPPPPQQTPLRKHKKKGRQSRPANKQSPSPSEVSQSPSREVMSYAQAQRMVEVDLHGRVHRISIFDNLDVVSEDEEAPEEAPENGSNKENTETPAATPKSGKHKNKEKRKDSNHHHHHNASASTTPKLPEVVYRELEQDTPDAPPRPTSYYRYIEKSAEELDEEVEYDMDEEDYIWLDIMNERRKTEGVSPIPQEIFEYLMDRLEKESYFESHNKGDPNALVDEDAVCCICNDGECQNSNVILFCDMCNLAVHQECYGVPYIPEGQWLCRRCLQSPSRAVDCALCPNKGGAFKQTDDGRWAHVVCALWIPEVCFANTVFLEPIDSIEHIPPARWKLTCYICKQRGSGACIQCHKANCYTAFHVTCAQQAGLYMKMEPVRETGANGTSFSVRKTAYCDIHTPPGSARRLPALSHSEGEEEEEEEEDEGKSWSSEKVKKAKAKSRIKMKKARKILAEKRAAAPVVSVPCIPPHRLSKITNRLTIQRKSQFMQRLHSYWTLKRQSRNGVPLLRRLQTHLQSQRNCDQVGRDSEDKNWALKEQLKSWQRLRHDLERARLLVELIRKREKLKRETIKVQQIAMEMQLTPFLILLRKTLEQLQEKDTGNIFSEPVPLSEVPDYLDHIKKPMDFFTMKQNLEAYRYLNFDDFEEDFNLIVSNCLKYNAKDTIFYRAAVRLREQGGAVLRQARRQAEKMGIDFETGMHIPPSVTGDEAPHHTEDAEEERLVLLENQKHLPVEEQLKLLLERLDEVNASKQSVGRSRRAKMIKKEMTALRRKLAHQRETGRDGPERHGPSSRGGMTPHPAACDKDGQTDSAAEESSSQETSKGLGPNMSSTPALEVGRRTSVLFSKKNPKTAGPPKRPGRPPKNRESQMTPSHGGSPVGPPQLPIMGSLRQRKRGRSPRPSSSSDSDSDKSTEDPPMDLPANGFSGGNQPVKKSFLVYRNDCSLPRSSSDSESSSSSSSSAASDRTSTTPSKQGRGKPSFSRGTFPEDSSEDTSGTENEAYSVGTGRGVGHSIVRKSLGRGAGWLSEDEDSPLDALDLVWAKCRGYPSYPALIIDPKMPREGMFHHGVPIPVPPLEVLKLGEQMTQEAREHLYLVLFFDNKRTWQWLPRTKLVPLGVNQDLDKEKMLEGRKSNIRKSVQIAYHRALQHRSKVQGEQSSETSDSD, encoded by the exons ATGGGGGTGGACTTTGACGTGAAGACTTTCTGCCACAACTTGCGGGCAACTAAGCCACCCTATGAGTGCCCCGTGGAGACCTGCCGCAAGGTCTACAAGAGTTACAGTGGTATTGAGTACCATCTGTACCACTATGACCATGACAACCCACCGCCCCCACAGCAGACTCCACTTCGAAAGCACAAGAAGAAGGGGCGCCAGTCACGCCCAGCCAACAAGCAGTCACCCAGCCCCTCAGAGGTATCCCAGTCACCCAGCCGTGAGGTGATGAGTTACGCACAGGCCCAGCGCATGGTGGAAGTGGACTTGCACGGCCGCGTGCACCGCATCAGCATCTTTGACAACCTGGATGTGGTGTCTGAGGATGAGGAGGCCCCCGAGGAGGCGCCTGAGAACGGCAGCAATAAGGAGAACACTGAGACACCGGCCGCTACTCCCAAGTCAGGCAAGCATAAGAACAAGGAGAAACGCAAGGActccaaccatcaccaccaccacaatgCTTCTGCGAGCACCACTCCCAAGCTGCCAGAGGTGGTCTACCGGGAGTTGGAGCAAGATACCCCTGATGCCCCGCCCCGGCCGACCTCCTATTACCG GTATATTGAGAAGTCGGCGGAGGAGCTGGATGAGGAGGTTGAGTACGACATGGATGAGGAGGACTACATCTGGCTAGATATCATGAACGAGCGGCGGAAGACGGAGGGTGTGAGTCCCATTCCGCAGGAGATCTTTGAGTACTTAATGGACCGGCTGGAGAAGGAGTCGTACTTTGAGAGCCACAATAAAGGCGACCCCAATGCTCTCGTAGATGAGGATGCTGTGTGCTGTATTTGCAATGACGGCGAGTGCCAGAACAGCAATGTCATCCTTTTCTGTGACATGTGCAACCTGGCTGTGCACCAGGAGTGCTACGGTGTTCCCTACATCCCTGAGGGCCAGTGGCTGTGCCGCCGCTGCCTGCAGTCACCCTCCCGTGCTGTGGACTGCGCCCTGTGCCCCAACAAGGGTGGTGCCTTCAAGCAGACAGATGATGGGCGCTGGGCCCATGTGGTGTGTGCCCTCTGGATCCCCGAGGTCTGCTTTGCCAACACAGTCTTCCTGGAGCCCATTGACAGCATTGAGCACATCCCACCCGCACGCTGGAAGCTGACCTGCTACATTTGCAAACAGCGGGGCTCAGGGGCCTGCATCCAGTGCCATAAGGCCAACTGCTACACAGCCTTCCACGTGACGTGTGCCCAACAGGCTGGCCTTTACATGAAGATGGAGCCTGTGCGGGAGACAGGGGCCAATGGCACCTCCTTCAGCGTCCGCAAGACCGCCTACTGCGACATCCACACACCCCCAGGTTCAGCGCGCCGCCTTCCTGCCCTGTCCCACagtgaaggggaggaggaggaggaggaggaggaagatgagggTAAGAGTTGGAGCTCAGAGAAGGTCAAGAAGGCCAAGGCCAAGTCCCGGATCAAGATGAAGAAGGCGCGGAAGATCCTGGCAGAGAAACGGGCAGCGGCCCCTGTGGTGTCTGTGCCTTGCATTCCACCACACAG GCTCAGTAAAATCACTAACCGCCTGACCATCCAAAGGAAGAGCCAATTCATGCAGAGGCTGCACAGCTATTGGACGCTGAAGAGGCAGTCGCGGAATGGGGTCCCGCTGCTGCGTCGCCTGCAGACCCACCTGCAATCTCAGAGGAACTGTGACCAAGTCGGG AGAGATTCTGAGGATAAGAACTGGGCCCTCAAAGAACAGCTTAAGTCCTGGCAGCGGCTTCGGCATGACCTGGAACGAGCACGGCTGCTGGTGGAGCTGATTCGCAAGCGGGAGAAACTCAAAAGGGAGACG ATCAAGGTCCAGCAGATCGCCATGGAGATGCAGCTGACCCCCTTCCTCATCCTCCTTCGAAAAACCTTGGAGCAGCTCCAAGAGAAGGACACGGGCAACATCTTCAGCGAGCCGGTCCCTCTGTCTGAG GTACCTGACTACCTCGACCACATCAAAAAGCCTATGGACTTTTTCACCATGAAGCAGAACTTGGAGGCTTACCGCTACCTGAACTTTGATGATTTTGAGGAGGACTTCAACCTCATCGTCAGCAACTGCCTCAAGTATAATGCCAAGGATACCATCTTCTACCGGGCAGCAGTGCGGCTCCGTGAGCAGGGTGGCGCGGTGCTCCGCCAGGCCCGGCGCCAGGCAGAAAAAATGGGCATTGACTTTGAGACGGGCATGCATATCCCCCCCAGCGTGACTGGAGACGAGGCCCCACACCACACCGAAGATG CAGAGGAAGAGCGGCTGGTCCTGCTAGAGAACCAGAAGCACCTGCCAGTGGAAGAGCAGCTCAAGTTGCTGCTTGAACGGCTGGACGAGGTGAACGCCAGCAAGCAGAGCGTGGGCCGCTCTCGGCGCGCCAAGATGATCAAGAAAGAGATGACGGCGCTGCGGAGGAAGCTTGCCCACCAGCGGGAGACTGGACGGGATGGGCCTGAACGACACGGCCCCTCCAGCCGGGGCGGCATGACACCCCACCCAGCGGCCTGTGACAAGGACGGGCAGACAGACAGTGCCGCCGAGGAGAGCAGCAGCCAGGAGACAAGCAAAG GCCTGGGTCCCAACATGTCCTCAACCCCCGCACTTGAGGTGGGCAGGAGAACCTCAGTTCTGTTCTCCAAAAAGAACCCGAAGACAGCTGGACCGCCCAAGAGGCCGGGCCGGCCCCCCAAAAACCGGGAGAGCCAGATGACCCCCAGCCACGGAGGCAGTCCTGTGGGGCCCCCCCAGCTCCCCATCATGGGCTCCCTACGTCAGCGCAAGCGGGGTAGGAGCCCTCGGCCCAGTTCGAGTTCAGACAGCGACAGTGATAAATCCACAGAAGACCCCCCAATGG ACTTACCAGCCAATGGCTTCAGCGGTGGAAACCAGCCAGTAAAGAAGAGTTTCTTGGTGTATCGTAATGACTGCAGCCTTCCTCGGAGCAGCTCAGACTCGGAAtccagcagcagtagcagcagcagtgctgccTCCGACCGGACCAG CACAACACCTTCAAAACAAGGCCGGGGCAAGCCCTCCTTCTCTCGGGGCACATTCCCAGAGGACAGCAGTGAAGATACCTCAGGCACTGAGAATGAGGCCTACTCCGTGGGCACTGGCCGCGGCGTGGGCCACAGCA TTGTAAGGAAGAGTCTGGGCCGGGGAGCTGGCTGGCTATCAGAGGATGAGGACTCCCCGCTGGACGCTCTGGACCTGGTGTGGGCCAAATGCCGAGGGTATCCATCGTACCCAGCTCTG ATCATTGATCCAAAGATGCCCCGGGAAGGTATGTTCCACCATGGGGTTCCCATCCCTGTGCCCCCATTGGAGGTGCTGAAACTTGGGGAACAGATGACCCAAGAAGCCCGAGAGCATCTCTACCTCGTCCTCTTCTTTGACAACAAGAGAACCTG GCAGTGGCTACCCAGGACTAAGCTGGTTCCTCTGGGCGTGAACCAGGACCTTGACAAGGAGAAGATGCTGGAGGGCCGGAAATCTAACATCCGCAAGTCAGTACAGATAGCCTACCACAGGGCCCTGCAGCACCGCAGCAAGGTGCAGGGCGAGCAGAGCAGCGAGACCAGCGACAGCGACTGA
- the BRPF1 gene encoding peregrin isoform X1: MGVDFDVKTFCHNLRATKPPYECPVETCRKVYKSYSGIEYHLYHYDHDNPPPPQQTPLRKHKKKGRQSRPANKQSPSPSEVSQSPSREVMSYAQAQRMVEVDLHGRVHRISIFDNLDVVSEDEEAPEEAPENGSNKENTETPAATPKSGKHKNKEKRKDSNHHHHHNASASTTPKLPEVVYRELEQDTPDAPPRPTSYYRYIEKSAEELDEEVEYDMDEEDYIWLDIMNERRKTEGVSPIPQEIFEYLMDRLEKESYFESHNKGDPNALVDEDAVCCICNDGECQNSNVILFCDMCNLAVHQECYGVPYIPEGQWLCRRCLQSPSRAVDCALCPNKGGAFKQTDDGRWAHVVCALWIPEVCFANTVFLEPIDSIEHIPPARWKLTCYICKQRGSGACIQCHKANCYTAFHVTCAQQAGLYMKMEPVRETGANGTSFSVRKTAYCDIHTPPGSARRLPALSHSEGEEEEEEEEDEGKSWSSEKVKKAKAKSRIKMKKARKILAEKRAAAPVVSVPCIPPHRLSKITNRLTIQRKSQFMQRLHSYWTLKRQSRNGVPLLRRLQTHLQSQRNCDQVGRDSEDKNWALKEQLKSWQRLRHDLERARLLVELIRKREKLKRETIKVQQIAMEMQLTPFLILLRKTLEQLQEKDTGNIFSEPVPLSEVPDYLDHIKKPMDFFTMKQNLEAYRYLNFDDFEEDFNLIVSNCLKYNAKDTIFYRAAVRLREQGGAVLRQARRQAEKMGIDFETGMHIPPSVTGDEAPHHTEDAEEERLVLLENQKHLPVEEQLKLLLERLDEVNASKQSVGRSRRAKMIKKEMTALRRKLAHQRETGRDGPERHGPSSRGGMTPHPAACDKDGQTDSAAEESSSQETSKGLGPNMSSTPALEVGRRTSVLFSKKNPKTAGPPKRPGRPPKNRESQMTPSHGGSPVGPPQLPIMGSLRQRKRGRSPRPSSSSDSDSDKSTEDPPMDLPANGFSGGNQPVKKSFLVYRNDCSLPRSSSDSESSSSSSSSAASDRTSTTPSKQGRGKPSFSRGTFPEDSSEDTSGTENEAYSVGTGRGVGHSSKYARPKPGMLGAWCQGLARPLAADPSPLSHSCEVVRKSLGRGAGWLSEDEDSPLDALDLVWAKCRGYPSYPALIIDPKMPREGMFHHGVPIPVPPLEVLKLGEQMTQEAREHLYLVLFFDNKRTWQWLPRTKLVPLGVNQDLDKEKMLEGRKSNIRKSVQIAYHRALQHRSKVQGEQSSETSDSD, from the exons ATGGGGGTGGACTTTGACGTGAAGACTTTCTGCCACAACTTGCGGGCAACTAAGCCACCCTATGAGTGCCCCGTGGAGACCTGCCGCAAGGTCTACAAGAGTTACAGTGGTATTGAGTACCATCTGTACCACTATGACCATGACAACCCACCGCCCCCACAGCAGACTCCACTTCGAAAGCACAAGAAGAAGGGGCGCCAGTCACGCCCAGCCAACAAGCAGTCACCCAGCCCCTCAGAGGTATCCCAGTCACCCAGCCGTGAGGTGATGAGTTACGCACAGGCCCAGCGCATGGTGGAAGTGGACTTGCACGGCCGCGTGCACCGCATCAGCATCTTTGACAACCTGGATGTGGTGTCTGAGGATGAGGAGGCCCCCGAGGAGGCGCCTGAGAACGGCAGCAATAAGGAGAACACTGAGACACCGGCCGCTACTCCCAAGTCAGGCAAGCATAAGAACAAGGAGAAACGCAAGGActccaaccatcaccaccaccacaatgCTTCTGCGAGCACCACTCCCAAGCTGCCAGAGGTGGTCTACCGGGAGTTGGAGCAAGATACCCCTGATGCCCCGCCCCGGCCGACCTCCTATTACCG GTATATTGAGAAGTCGGCGGAGGAGCTGGATGAGGAGGTTGAGTACGACATGGATGAGGAGGACTACATCTGGCTAGATATCATGAACGAGCGGCGGAAGACGGAGGGTGTGAGTCCCATTCCGCAGGAGATCTTTGAGTACTTAATGGACCGGCTGGAGAAGGAGTCGTACTTTGAGAGCCACAATAAAGGCGACCCCAATGCTCTCGTAGATGAGGATGCTGTGTGCTGTATTTGCAATGACGGCGAGTGCCAGAACAGCAATGTCATCCTTTTCTGTGACATGTGCAACCTGGCTGTGCACCAGGAGTGCTACGGTGTTCCCTACATCCCTGAGGGCCAGTGGCTGTGCCGCCGCTGCCTGCAGTCACCCTCCCGTGCTGTGGACTGCGCCCTGTGCCCCAACAAGGGTGGTGCCTTCAAGCAGACAGATGATGGGCGCTGGGCCCATGTGGTGTGTGCCCTCTGGATCCCCGAGGTCTGCTTTGCCAACACAGTCTTCCTGGAGCCCATTGACAGCATTGAGCACATCCCACCCGCACGCTGGAAGCTGACCTGCTACATTTGCAAACAGCGGGGCTCAGGGGCCTGCATCCAGTGCCATAAGGCCAACTGCTACACAGCCTTCCACGTGACGTGTGCCCAACAGGCTGGCCTTTACATGAAGATGGAGCCTGTGCGGGAGACAGGGGCCAATGGCACCTCCTTCAGCGTCCGCAAGACCGCCTACTGCGACATCCACACACCCCCAGGTTCAGCGCGCCGCCTTCCTGCCCTGTCCCACagtgaaggggaggaggaggaggaggaggaggaagatgagggTAAGAGTTGGAGCTCAGAGAAGGTCAAGAAGGCCAAGGCCAAGTCCCGGATCAAGATGAAGAAGGCGCGGAAGATCCTGGCAGAGAAACGGGCAGCGGCCCCTGTGGTGTCTGTGCCTTGCATTCCACCACACAG GCTCAGTAAAATCACTAACCGCCTGACCATCCAAAGGAAGAGCCAATTCATGCAGAGGCTGCACAGCTATTGGACGCTGAAGAGGCAGTCGCGGAATGGGGTCCCGCTGCTGCGTCGCCTGCAGACCCACCTGCAATCTCAGAGGAACTGTGACCAAGTCGGG AGAGATTCTGAGGATAAGAACTGGGCCCTCAAAGAACAGCTTAAGTCCTGGCAGCGGCTTCGGCATGACCTGGAACGAGCACGGCTGCTGGTGGAGCTGATTCGCAAGCGGGAGAAACTCAAAAGGGAGACG ATCAAGGTCCAGCAGATCGCCATGGAGATGCAGCTGACCCCCTTCCTCATCCTCCTTCGAAAAACCTTGGAGCAGCTCCAAGAGAAGGACACGGGCAACATCTTCAGCGAGCCGGTCCCTCTGTCTGAG GTACCTGACTACCTCGACCACATCAAAAAGCCTATGGACTTTTTCACCATGAAGCAGAACTTGGAGGCTTACCGCTACCTGAACTTTGATGATTTTGAGGAGGACTTCAACCTCATCGTCAGCAACTGCCTCAAGTATAATGCCAAGGATACCATCTTCTACCGGGCAGCAGTGCGGCTCCGTGAGCAGGGTGGCGCGGTGCTCCGCCAGGCCCGGCGCCAGGCAGAAAAAATGGGCATTGACTTTGAGACGGGCATGCATATCCCCCCCAGCGTGACTGGAGACGAGGCCCCACACCACACCGAAGATG CAGAGGAAGAGCGGCTGGTCCTGCTAGAGAACCAGAAGCACCTGCCAGTGGAAGAGCAGCTCAAGTTGCTGCTTGAACGGCTGGACGAGGTGAACGCCAGCAAGCAGAGCGTGGGCCGCTCTCGGCGCGCCAAGATGATCAAGAAAGAGATGACGGCGCTGCGGAGGAAGCTTGCCCACCAGCGGGAGACTGGACGGGATGGGCCTGAACGACACGGCCCCTCCAGCCGGGGCGGCATGACACCCCACCCAGCGGCCTGTGACAAGGACGGGCAGACAGACAGTGCCGCCGAGGAGAGCAGCAGCCAGGAGACAAGCAAAG GCCTGGGTCCCAACATGTCCTCAACCCCCGCACTTGAGGTGGGCAGGAGAACCTCAGTTCTGTTCTCCAAAAAGAACCCGAAGACAGCTGGACCGCCCAAGAGGCCGGGCCGGCCCCCCAAAAACCGGGAGAGCCAGATGACCCCCAGCCACGGAGGCAGTCCTGTGGGGCCCCCCCAGCTCCCCATCATGGGCTCCCTACGTCAGCGCAAGCGGGGTAGGAGCCCTCGGCCCAGTTCGAGTTCAGACAGCGACAGTGATAAATCCACAGAAGACCCCCCAATGG ACTTACCAGCCAATGGCTTCAGCGGTGGAAACCAGCCAGTAAAGAAGAGTTTCTTGGTGTATCGTAATGACTGCAGCCTTCCTCGGAGCAGCTCAGACTCGGAAtccagcagcagtagcagcagcagtgctgccTCCGACCGGACCAG CACAACACCTTCAAAACAAGGCCGGGGCAAGCCCTCCTTCTCTCGGGGCACATTCCCAGAGGACAGCAGTGAAGATACCTCAGGCACTGAGAATGAGGCCTACTCCGTGGGCACTGGCCGCGGCGTGGGCCACAGCAGTAAGTATGCCCGCCCAAAGCCAGGGATGCTGGGGGCCTGGTGTCAGGGCCTTGCCAGACCCCTGGCTGCTGATCCGTCCCCTCTCTCCCATTCCTGTGAAGTTGTAAGGAAGAGTCTGGGCCGGGGAGCTGGCTGGCTATCAGAGGATGAGGACTCCCCGCTGGACGCTCTGGACCTGGTGTGGGCCAAATGCCGAGGGTATCCATCGTACCCAGCTCTG ATCATTGATCCAAAGATGCCCCGGGAAGGTATGTTCCACCATGGGGTTCCCATCCCTGTGCCCCCATTGGAGGTGCTGAAACTTGGGGAACAGATGACCCAAGAAGCCCGAGAGCATCTCTACCTCGTCCTCTTCTTTGACAACAAGAGAACCTG GCAGTGGCTACCCAGGACTAAGCTGGTTCCTCTGGGCGTGAACCAGGACCTTGACAAGGAGAAGATGCTGGAGGGCCGGAAATCTAACATCCGCAAGTCAGTACAGATAGCCTACCACAGGGCCCTGCAGCACCGCAGCAAGGTGCAGGGCGAGCAGAGCAGCGAGACCAGCGACAGCGACTGA
- the BRPF1 gene encoding peregrin isoform X3, whose product MGVDFDVKTFCHNLRATKPPYECPVETCRKVYKSYSGIEYHLYHYDHDNPPPPQQTPLRKHKKKGRQSRPANKQSPSPSEVSQSPSREVMSYAQAQRMVEVDLHGRVHRISIFDNLDVVSEDEEAPEEAPENGSNKENTETPAATPKSGKHKNKEKRKDSNHHHHHNASASTTPKLPEVVYRELEQDTPDAPPRPTSYYRYIEKSAEELDEEVEYDMDEEDYIWLDIMNERRKTEGVSPIPQEIFEYLMDRLEKESYFESHNKGDPNALVDEDAVCCICNDGECQNSNVILFCDMCNLAVHQECYGVPYIPEGQWLCRRCLQSPSRAVDCALCPNKGGAFKQTDDGRWAHVVCALWIPEVCFANTVFLEPIDSIEHIPPARWKLTCYICKQRGSGACIQCHKANCYTAFHVTCAQQAGLYMKMEPVRETGANGTSFSVRKTAYCDIHTPPGSARRLPALSHSEGEEEEEEEEDEGKSWSSEKVKKAKAKSRIKMKKARKILAEKRAAAPVVSVPCIPPHRLSKITNRLTIQRKSQFMQRLHSYWTLKRQSRNGVPLLRRLQTHLQSQRNCDQVGRDSEDKNWALKEQLKSWQRLRHDLERARLLVELIRKREKLKRETIKVQQIAMEMQLTPFLILLRKTLEQLQEKDTGNIFSEPVPLSEVTELDEVPDYLDHIKKPMDFFTMKQNLEAYRYLNFDDFEEDFNLIVSNCLKYNAKDTIFYRAAVRLREQGGAVLRQARRQAEKMGIDFETGMHIPPSVTGDEAPHHTEDAEEERLVLLENQKHLPVEEQLKLLLERLDEVNASKQSVGRSRRAKMIKKEMTALRRKLAHQRETGRDGPERHGPSSRGGMTPHPAACDKDGQTDSAAEESSSQETSKGLGPNMSSTPALEVGRRTSVLFSKKNPKTAGPPKRPGRPPKNRESQMTPSHGGSPVGPPQLPIMGSLRQRKRGRSPRPSSSSDSDSDKSTEDPPMDLPANGFSGGNQPVKKSFLVYRNDCSLPRSSSDSESSSSSSSSAASDRTSTTPSKQGRGKPSFSRGTFPEDSSEDTSGTENEAYSVGTGRGVGHSIVRKSLGRGAGWLSEDEDSPLDALDLVWAKCRGYPSYPALIIDPKMPREGMFHHGVPIPVPPLEVLKLGEQMTQEAREHLYLVLFFDNKRTWQWLPRTKLVPLGVNQDLDKEKMLEGRKSNIRKSVQIAYHRALQHRSKVQGEQSSETSDSD is encoded by the exons ATGGGGGTGGACTTTGACGTGAAGACTTTCTGCCACAACTTGCGGGCAACTAAGCCACCCTATGAGTGCCCCGTGGAGACCTGCCGCAAGGTCTACAAGAGTTACAGTGGTATTGAGTACCATCTGTACCACTATGACCATGACAACCCACCGCCCCCACAGCAGACTCCACTTCGAAAGCACAAGAAGAAGGGGCGCCAGTCACGCCCAGCCAACAAGCAGTCACCCAGCCCCTCAGAGGTATCCCAGTCACCCAGCCGTGAGGTGATGAGTTACGCACAGGCCCAGCGCATGGTGGAAGTGGACTTGCACGGCCGCGTGCACCGCATCAGCATCTTTGACAACCTGGATGTGGTGTCTGAGGATGAGGAGGCCCCCGAGGAGGCGCCTGAGAACGGCAGCAATAAGGAGAACACTGAGACACCGGCCGCTACTCCCAAGTCAGGCAAGCATAAGAACAAGGAGAAACGCAAGGActccaaccatcaccaccaccacaatgCTTCTGCGAGCACCACTCCCAAGCTGCCAGAGGTGGTCTACCGGGAGTTGGAGCAAGATACCCCTGATGCCCCGCCCCGGCCGACCTCCTATTACCG GTATATTGAGAAGTCGGCGGAGGAGCTGGATGAGGAGGTTGAGTACGACATGGATGAGGAGGACTACATCTGGCTAGATATCATGAACGAGCGGCGGAAGACGGAGGGTGTGAGTCCCATTCCGCAGGAGATCTTTGAGTACTTAATGGACCGGCTGGAGAAGGAGTCGTACTTTGAGAGCCACAATAAAGGCGACCCCAATGCTCTCGTAGATGAGGATGCTGTGTGCTGTATTTGCAATGACGGCGAGTGCCAGAACAGCAATGTCATCCTTTTCTGTGACATGTGCAACCTGGCTGTGCACCAGGAGTGCTACGGTGTTCCCTACATCCCTGAGGGCCAGTGGCTGTGCCGCCGCTGCCTGCAGTCACCCTCCCGTGCTGTGGACTGCGCCCTGTGCCCCAACAAGGGTGGTGCCTTCAAGCAGACAGATGATGGGCGCTGGGCCCATGTGGTGTGTGCCCTCTGGATCCCCGAGGTCTGCTTTGCCAACACAGTCTTCCTGGAGCCCATTGACAGCATTGAGCACATCCCACCCGCACGCTGGAAGCTGACCTGCTACATTTGCAAACAGCGGGGCTCAGGGGCCTGCATCCAGTGCCATAAGGCCAACTGCTACACAGCCTTCCACGTGACGTGTGCCCAACAGGCTGGCCTTTACATGAAGATGGAGCCTGTGCGGGAGACAGGGGCCAATGGCACCTCCTTCAGCGTCCGCAAGACCGCCTACTGCGACATCCACACACCCCCAGGTTCAGCGCGCCGCCTTCCTGCCCTGTCCCACagtgaaggggaggaggaggaggaggaggaggaagatgagggTAAGAGTTGGAGCTCAGAGAAGGTCAAGAAGGCCAAGGCCAAGTCCCGGATCAAGATGAAGAAGGCGCGGAAGATCCTGGCAGAGAAACGGGCAGCGGCCCCTGTGGTGTCTGTGCCTTGCATTCCACCACACAG GCTCAGTAAAATCACTAACCGCCTGACCATCCAAAGGAAGAGCCAATTCATGCAGAGGCTGCACAGCTATTGGACGCTGAAGAGGCAGTCGCGGAATGGGGTCCCGCTGCTGCGTCGCCTGCAGACCCACCTGCAATCTCAGAGGAACTGTGACCAAGTCGGG AGAGATTCTGAGGATAAGAACTGGGCCCTCAAAGAACAGCTTAAGTCCTGGCAGCGGCTTCGGCATGACCTGGAACGAGCACGGCTGCTGGTGGAGCTGATTCGCAAGCGGGAGAAACTCAAAAGGGAGACG ATCAAGGTCCAGCAGATCGCCATGGAGATGCAGCTGACCCCCTTCCTCATCCTCCTTCGAAAAACCTTGGAGCAGCTCCAAGAGAAGGACACGGGCAACATCTTCAGCGAGCCGGTCCCTCTGTCTGAGGTAACCGAATTGGACGAA GTACCTGACTACCTCGACCACATCAAAAAGCCTATGGACTTTTTCACCATGAAGCAGAACTTGGAGGCTTACCGCTACCTGAACTTTGATGATTTTGAGGAGGACTTCAACCTCATCGTCAGCAACTGCCTCAAGTATAATGCCAAGGATACCATCTTCTACCGGGCAGCAGTGCGGCTCCGTGAGCAGGGTGGCGCGGTGCTCCGCCAGGCCCGGCGCCAGGCAGAAAAAATGGGCATTGACTTTGAGACGGGCATGCATATCCCCCCCAGCGTGACTGGAGACGAGGCCCCACACCACACCGAAGATG CAGAGGAAGAGCGGCTGGTCCTGCTAGAGAACCAGAAGCACCTGCCAGTGGAAGAGCAGCTCAAGTTGCTGCTTGAACGGCTGGACGAGGTGAACGCCAGCAAGCAGAGCGTGGGCCGCTCTCGGCGCGCCAAGATGATCAAGAAAGAGATGACGGCGCTGCGGAGGAAGCTTGCCCACCAGCGGGAGACTGGACGGGATGGGCCTGAACGACACGGCCCCTCCAGCCGGGGCGGCATGACACCCCACCCAGCGGCCTGTGACAAGGACGGGCAGACAGACAGTGCCGCCGAGGAGAGCAGCAGCCAGGAGACAAGCAAAG GCCTGGGTCCCAACATGTCCTCAACCCCCGCACTTGAGGTGGGCAGGAGAACCTCAGTTCTGTTCTCCAAAAAGAACCCGAAGACAGCTGGACCGCCCAAGAGGCCGGGCCGGCCCCCCAAAAACCGGGAGAGCCAGATGACCCCCAGCCACGGAGGCAGTCCTGTGGGGCCCCCCCAGCTCCCCATCATGGGCTCCCTACGTCAGCGCAAGCGGGGTAGGAGCCCTCGGCCCAGTTCGAGTTCAGACAGCGACAGTGATAAATCCACAGAAGACCCCCCAATGG ACTTACCAGCCAATGGCTTCAGCGGTGGAAACCAGCCAGTAAAGAAGAGTTTCTTGGTGTATCGTAATGACTGCAGCCTTCCTCGGAGCAGCTCAGACTCGGAAtccagcagcagtagcagcagcagtgctgccTCCGACCGGACCAG CACAACACCTTCAAAACAAGGCCGGGGCAAGCCCTCCTTCTCTCGGGGCACATTCCCAGAGGACAGCAGTGAAGATACCTCAGGCACTGAGAATGAGGCCTACTCCGTGGGCACTGGCCGCGGCGTGGGCCACAGCA TTGTAAGGAAGAGTCTGGGCCGGGGAGCTGGCTGGCTATCAGAGGATGAGGACTCCCCGCTGGACGCTCTGGACCTGGTGTGGGCCAAATGCCGAGGGTATCCATCGTACCCAGCTCTG ATCATTGATCCAAAGATGCCCCGGGAAGGTATGTTCCACCATGGGGTTCCCATCCCTGTGCCCCCATTGGAGGTGCTGAAACTTGGGGAACAGATGACCCAAGAAGCCCGAGAGCATCTCTACCTCGTCCTCTTCTTTGACAACAAGAGAACCTG GCAGTGGCTACCCAGGACTAAGCTGGTTCCTCTGGGCGTGAACCAGGACCTTGACAAGGAGAAGATGCTGGAGGGCCGGAAATCTAACATCCGCAAGTCAGTACAGATAGCCTACCACAGGGCCCTGCAGCACCGCAGCAAGGTGCAGGGCGAGCAGAGCAGCGAGACCAGCGACAGCGACTGA